The genomic interval TTACTCAAGGTGTTTTATTTCTTATTATTTCTTAATTTGAATcatttctctctcttcaccactcTACCTCTTTATTTATACATCTCATCACCAGACGAGAGAggaaggaatggagggagggaggaaaggagggagggtaCAAGTATGTGTGAGGTGGAAAAAATAAAGAATGAGAGACACAGGTTGTATAGGGTTCAGTCCCCCAAAAATGGCACACTATtaaaaatagcaccctattcccttttgtcagtagtgcactataaagggaatagggtgccatttgggcaaGGAGACATAGGGTCCATAGACGGCTAGGGAGGAAAGGGAAGGTTTCTGGtacattatatctacagtaaagGTTTTCTTTTAAAATGAGACAGTCATGACATTTTCAAATCAAAacagaacatatatacagtatgttggtaCAGTAGAAAAACATACAGAAAAATACAAAAGTGCTTGTTGGGTAGTCCCCACTCTACCTCCCCCTGGTGGACGTCTCTGGTACTGTTTCGGTTAGAGAGACTGGGCCTGTGTTGTGCGGTGTAGGGTGAAGTAGCCTtgacgctgatcttgggtcagttggCATTTtacccccactaatggttaaggttaggattggggtaggtgatcctagatctgtgtcgAGGAGAAACTTCACCCTGGACTGGATTGTGCTTTTTGGGTGATgatgggggggaggggaggggggggcttAGAGGGGGGAGATTGCATTTAAAACATGAATTCGcaggggaggagaaagggggagactaGAGGTGCTCTTTACACCTCATGGACCAAGACTTCAAACTCTggaaaagagaagaggaggacaacaTTAAGATCCTCTGGGAATGACTCAGCATTTCATTCCGTTATCATCCTATCACCTCTCTCACCGTCGATGCCGATCTTTCCGTCTCCGTCCTTGTCGGCGGCATTAAGGAAGGCTTTGGTCTCGGCGTCGGTCAGGTCTCTGCCGTCCTCAGCGAAACTCTTCAGCACAAACCTGAGGTAGAAGAGAGTTCAAAGGTTAGGGGTCAAGATTAAggagctgcgtgtgtgtgtgtctgctgttcTCAGCAAAACCTTTCAGTACGAACCTGAGGTCAGAGATTTAGCGTGAAGAAAAAATTTATTAAGCTAGGACTGCAAAATCCTGTTTCCTTTCCCCACAATTTCTAGGTTTTCCAGATATCACGTTTGGACGATTCCTGGATTTACTGCTTATTCCATCCTGACGCCAGGGATCTTCCAATCAGGATTTCTGGAACACCTCGGCATTTTGGAAAAGttaccggaattttgcaaccctatatTGGGCATGCATTCTAAATGGTATGCCAGCTTGTAAATTGGAAAATAGCCACACATTCACATctgatggatgtgtgtgtgtgcacctgtccATGTGTGTCTTTGGTATGagtctatgtgcgtgtgtgtgtgcctgtagtgtaggggtgtgtgtgtgtgtccgtctacGTGTATCTCTCTTCCTCTTACTTGAGCTCCTCCTCCTCAATGAATCCACTCTGGTCAGCATCAATAGCCTGGAACACCTTCTTGACATTGTCAGGAGTCATGGCCTTCAGGCCCACCAGAGCAAAGAACTTCTTATGGTCGAAGGAACCCTCCGCTGGACACACAggtacgcacatgcacacacacacacacacacacacggacaggtcattacacagatacacacgcacacacggacAGGTcagcacacagatacacacgcaCAGACAGGTACGCACACATGGAcaggtaagcacacacacacatacatatacgcGTGcaggtatgcacacacacacacacacacacacacacacacggacaggtaagcacagacacatacacacacggacaggtatgcacacacacatacatacatacacaaacgcacaggtacgcacacacacatacacacacacacggacaggtaagcacacacaggcacatggacagggaggagagggagggaggagacaggaagagagaacggagagagataTGTTATATTATTTTCAAAAGATTTGGTTTGGTTTTCAACAGTGAACTTGTGCTCACCTTTGACTGCATCAAGGGCCTTCTGAATATCATCAGCTTTCAAAAAATCTTTCAAAGCGGCCATCTTGGTaactgaggggagagagagaggtttatgAATATATAATAGGAATAGCATAAATGAGGCGCTAGGACAAAGTGTTTAGTGTCAATTCCAAGGTTATCTTGAGCCCTGAGACCTTggctgaggaacaggacagacagagatacacagaccACTGTCTCTGGACTGTGGTGATGTAAAGCACCATGAATAGTGTCTGGCAGACACAAAGTAAGGACAGTGGATGTAAGGACacactggagaggagggggagagaagaggacaggaggagagagggaagaaaaagagaggagaggaacagcatCAGAGTTTGGCCAGTGACCATGAGCTGGGCTCTATATCGTTCTGGCACTCAACGGACACACAACTGAACTTGGCAGAGGAAGGGAGgatgggagaaaggagaggggaggatgggagaaaggagaggggaggaggggagaaaagaGATGGGAGGATGgtagaaaggagaggggaggagggtagaaaggaggggaggagggtagaaaggaggggaggagggtagaaaggaggggagggtagagaggggagaaaggagagatgaggggaggaggggaggagggtagaaaggaggggagggtagaggaggggaggagggtagaaaggaggggagggtagaggaggggaggagggtagaaaggaggggaggagggtagaaaggaggggagggtagaggaggggaggagggtagaaaggaggggagggtagaggaggggaggagggtagaaaggaagggaggagggtagaaaggaggggaggagggtagaaaggaggggagggtagaggaggggaggagggtagaaaggagggggggagggtagaaaggaggggagggtagaggaggggaggagggtagaaaggaggggagggtagaggaggggagaaaggagagatgaggggaggaggggagaaaggaggggagggtagaggaggggaggggagaaaggggagaggaggggagaaaggagagatgaggggaggaggggagaaaggggagaggaggggagaaaggagagatgaggggaggaggggagaaaggggagaggaggggagaaaggagagatgaggggagaaaggggagaggaggggagaaaggagagatgaggggagaaagggtagaaaggggagaggaggggagaaagctGACCAAAGGCCATATTTGGTAATATAAGACGCAGCATAAATAATGATTGTGAACAGAGGTGCAATGATAATCAACAAGATACTTCCCAAGACAAATCTTAGAAGAAAGCATATGACTACCGCTCTCTCAAAATGGAGCCAGAGTCCTATTGCCTCACATTTACAAGTTCACCCAGCTCTATTTGATCATGGCAGTTGTAGTGTCCTGGGTGTGTCCTGTGTCCCAGTGTCCTGGGTGCACAGTTTTGAAGCGTTTGTGAAATCATTCCTGCATTGCCTTAAATTGCTCAACAGATGTCAGTAAAGAGCCAGACAGATATCCCTTAATAACTACTCAGTACAACAGAGAGTCTCCCAATAGTCTCCAGCAGCATCCTTTCCCTCGCCTGCAATAATGCAACAAGACATTGAAAGATACATTGCTGGAAGCCGTCAGAGGGACattctgtctgactctgtctaATCATATCATTCTACATAAGGACGAGGCCATGGGGTGAGGAAGCCTCTATATTACTGAGATACAGCCTGATTAGGCTAGTGACATGGTGGATAGAGTCTAGTGACACGGAGGTGGATAGAGTCTAGTGACACGGAGGTGGATAGAGTCTAGTGACACGGAGGTGGATAGAGTCTAGTGACACGGAGGTGGATAGAGTCTATTGACATGGAGGTGGATAGAGTCTAGTGACGTGGAGGTGGATAGAGTCTAGTGACGTGGAGGTGGATAGAGTCTAGTGACACGGAGGTGGATAGAGTCTAGTGACGTGGAGGTGGATAGAGTCTAGTGACATGGAGGTGGATAGAGTCTAGTGACGTGGAGGTGGATAGAGTCTAGTGACATGGAGGTGGATAGAGTCTAGTGACATGGAGGTGGATAGAGTCTATTGACATGGAGGTGGATAGAGTCTATTGACATGGAGGTGGATAGAGTCTATTGACATGGAGGTGGATAGAGTCTAGTGACATGGAGGTGGATAGTCTATTGACATGGAGGTGGATAGAGTCTAGTGACATGGAGGTGGATAGAGTCTAGTGACATGGCGGTGGATAGAGTCTAGTGACATGGAGGTGGATAGAGTCTAGTGACATGGAGGTGGATAGAGTCTATTGACATGGAGGTGGATAGAGTCTATTGACATGGAGGTGGATAGAGTCTATTGACATGGAGGTGGATAGAGTCTATTGACATGGAGGTGGATAGAGTCTAGTGACATGGAGGTGGATAGAGTCTATTGACATGGAGGTGGATAGAGTCTATTGACATGGAGGTGGATAGAGTCTATTGACATGGAGGTGGATAGAGTCTATTGACATGGAGGTGGATAGAGTCTAGTG from Salvelinus alpinus chromosome 2, SLU_Salpinus.1, whole genome shotgun sequence carries:
- the LOC139545267 gene encoding parvalbumin alpha, translated to MAALKDFLKADDIQKALDAVKAEGSFDHKKFFALVGLKAMTPDNVKKVFQAIDADQSGFIEEEELKFVLKSFAEDGRDLTDAETKAFLNAADKDGDGKIGIDEFEVLVHEV